A region from the Oculatellaceae cyanobacterium genome encodes:
- a CDS encoding glucose-6-phosphate isomerase: protein MDAAALWQRYQDWLYFHEGLEFYLDISRMRFDDSFVEAMQPKLTKAFKEMDALEAGAIANPDENRMVGHYWLRNPELAPTPEIKQEIIETVEQIEAFVSKVHSGEIHPPDARKFTDIISIGIGGSALGPEFVAEALAPDNTPLDIHFIDNSDPAGIDRLFSKLKDRLYRTLVIVISKSGGTPEPRNGMIEVQKAYADKNLNFSAHAVAITGTGSKLYKVATSENWLATFPMPDWVGGRTSELSAVGFVPAALQGINIREMLAGAKEMDIATRKQDLKTNPAALLAIAWYFACNGRGEKDMVVLPYKDSLLLFSRYLQQLVMESLGKEKDLDGNIVYQGIAVYGNKGSTDQHAYVQQLREGVPNFFLTFIEVLEDRQGSSVEIDPGVTSGDYLSGFLQGTRQALYENKRDSITVTIPQVNPRTVGALIALYERAVGFYGFMVNINAYHQPGVEAGKKAAAEILDLQKKVMEVLKQENASLSLSQIAEKAGQPDQIEAIYKLLRHLSNNDRGVILQGNLAQPSSLKASLQG, encoded by the coding sequence ATGGATGCTGCTGCACTTTGGCAACGTTATCAAGATTGGCTTTACTTTCACGAAGGATTAGAATTTTATCTCGATATCAGCCGGATGCGGTTTGATGATAGTTTTGTTGAGGCAATGCAACCAAAGCTTACGAAGGCTTTCAAGGAGATGGACGCACTTGAGGCAGGTGCGATCGCCAACCCAGATGAAAACCGCATGGTGGGTCACTATTGGCTCCGCAACCCAGAGTTAGCGCCTACACCAGAAATCAAACAAGAAATTATTGAAACCGTTGAACAAATTGAAGCATTTGTCAGTAAAGTTCATAGCGGAGAAATTCACCCTCCAGACGCGAGAAAGTTTACAGACATTATCTCGATTGGGATTGGTGGTTCTGCACTCGGCCCTGAGTTTGTTGCTGAAGCACTAGCGCCAGATAATACTCCCCTAGATATTCACTTTATTGACAACTCAGATCCCGCAGGTATTGATCGTCTGTTTAGCAAACTCAAAGACCGCCTTTATCGCACTTTAGTAATCGTCATTTCTAAATCTGGAGGTACACCAGAACCTCGTAACGGCATGATTGAGGTGCAAAAAGCCTACGCCGATAAAAACCTCAACTTTAGCGCTCATGCTGTTGCTATTACTGGTACTGGCAGCAAATTATACAAAGTTGCTACATCCGAAAATTGGTTAGCAACCTTTCCGATGCCAGATTGGGTGGGAGGAAGAACATCAGAACTTTCAGCAGTCGGTTTTGTACCAGCAGCTTTGCAAGGAATTAATATCCGCGAGATGCTAGCTGGTGCTAAAGAAATGGATATTGCTACCCGCAAGCAGGATCTCAAGACTAACCCCGCAGCATTGCTTGCTATTGCTTGGTACTTTGCTTGTAATGGTCGGGGTGAAAAAGATATGGTTGTCTTACCCTACAAAGATAGCTTGCTGCTGTTTAGCCGCTACTTGCAACAGCTAGTAATGGAATCTTTAGGTAAAGAAAAAGACTTAGATGGCAATATTGTTTACCAAGGAATTGCTGTATATGGCAATAAAGGTTCAACAGACCAACACGCTTATGTACAGCAGTTGCGAGAAGGAGTACCAAATTTTTTCCTGACATTTATTGAAGTTTTAGAGGATCGTCAAGGTTCATCTGTAGAAATAGATCCTGGTGTGACATCAGGAGATTATTTATCAGGATTTTTACAAGGAACTCGCCAAGCACTTTACGAAAACAAACGTGATTCTATTACTGTCACCATTCCCCAAGTAAATCCCCGCACAGTTGGGGCGTTAATTGCTTTATATGAGAGGGCTGTAGGTTTCTATGGGTTTATGGTTAACATTAATGCTTACCATCAACCAGGTGTAGAAGCAGGTAAGAAAGCCGCCGCAGAAATTCTAGATTTGCAGAAAAAGGTTATGGAGGTGTTAAAACAGGAAAATGCCTCTTTATCTTTATCGCAAATAGCAGAAAAAGCTGGGCAACCCGATCAAATTGAAGCAATTTATAAACTGCTGCGTCATTTATCTAATAACGATCGCGGTGTAATTTTACAGGGTAATTTAGCACAACCCAGTAGTTTAAAAGCGTCTTTGCAGGGGTAA
- a CDS encoding thioredoxin family protein, which yields MIALVAIALTVSLFLGFRTETPTGVLEALAAEATPLEVAISNGKPTLMEFYADWCTSCQAMAPDMVELKQQYGDKLNFVMLNVDNTKWLPEISRYRVDGIPDFVFMNNQGVAIAQSIGEQPRPVMTANLEALIAEQPLPYIQSAGQISPFQPPVTEKSSSEDPRSHGSQVQQ from the coding sequence TTGATTGCACTAGTGGCGATCGCACTTACTGTTTCCCTGTTTCTAGGATTCCGTACCGAGACACCCACAGGGGTTCTCGAAGCTTTAGCAGCAGAAGCCACACCTTTAGAAGTCGCTATTAGTAACGGCAAACCAACATTGATGGAGTTTTATGCTGACTGGTGTACCAGTTGTCAAGCAATGGCTCCAGACATGGTAGAACTCAAACAGCAGTACGGCGACAAGCTGAATTTTGTGATGTTAAATGTGGATAACACCAAGTGGTTGCCAGAAATCAGCCGTTACCGCGTAGATGGTATTCCTGATTTTGTATTTATGAATAATCAGGGAGTTGCGATCGCTCAAAGTATTGGCGAACAACCACGCCCTGTAATGACAGCAAATTTAGAAGCATTAATTGCTGAACAACCACTACCTTATATTCAATCTGCTGGGCAAATTTCGCCATTTCAACCACCTGTAACTGAGAAATCTAGTTCTGAAGATCCTCGCAGTCATGGTAGCCAGGTGCAGCAATAG
- a CDS encoding NIL domain-containing protein, translated as MKKRVTLIFPKSSVQMPVTYRLAKDFNVAANIIRAQVAPNQVGTLVVELLGDIDQLDGAIEWMRSQGINVSLASRDILIDEEVCVHCGLCTGVCPTEALTLEPKTFKLNFTRSRCIVCEQCIPTCPVQAISTNL; from the coding sequence GTGAAAAAACGGGTAACACTAATCTTCCCTAAAAGTTCTGTTCAAATGCCAGTTACTTATCGACTGGCAAAAGATTTTAACGTAGCTGCAAATATTATTCGGGCGCAGGTTGCACCAAATCAGGTAGGTACGCTGGTTGTGGAATTGTTGGGTGATATCGATCAGTTGGATGGGGCAATTGAGTGGATGCGATCGCAAGGCATCAATGTTTCCCTAGCCAGCCGTGATATCTTAATTGATGAAGAAGTCTGTGTTCACTGTGGTTTGTGTACTGGCGTTTGCCCTACAGAAGCACTAACTCTAGAACCAAAAACATTTAAGCTAAATTTTACGCGATCGCGTTGCATTGTCTGTGAACAGTGTATTCCTACCTGTCCGGTACAAGCAATTTCTACTAATCTTTAA
- a CDS encoding peptidylprolyl isomerase — translation MAEILQIGSIKIATSEIPSMLANYQMLPQFLQSIIIEQAIANIECTATEKTAAIQKFCEKNQITSEEALSAWLDICGIAPEKFETVATKELRIEKFKLATWGNKVESYFLTRKGQLDKVIYSLLRTTDIGIAQELYFRLQEGEESFADLARQYSQGVEAQTGGVIGPVELSTPHPSIAKLLSAHQPGELCPLMRLNEWIVIVRLEKFMPAALDEAMRQRLLNELFSSWLQEQLTKLGSIRSQLTQLAALK, via the coding sequence ATGGCAGAAATCTTGCAAATTGGTTCCATAAAAATTGCTACGTCAGAAATCCCTTCTATGTTAGCCAACTACCAAATGCTGCCTCAGTTTCTTCAATCTATTATAATTGAACAAGCTATAGCTAATATTGAGTGTACAGCAACAGAAAAAACTGCCGCCATTCAAAAATTCTGTGAAAAAAATCAAATAACTTCTGAAGAAGCACTTTCTGCTTGGCTAGACATTTGCGGTATTGCGCCAGAAAAATTTGAAACAGTAGCTACTAAAGAGTTAAGAATCGAAAAATTTAAGTTAGCTACTTGGGGTAATAAAGTAGAATCTTACTTTCTTACCCGTAAGGGACAACTAGACAAAGTAATTTACTCCCTGCTCAGAACTACAGATATTGGTATTGCCCAAGAACTTTATTTCCGTTTACAAGAAGGTGAAGAGTCTTTTGCGGATTTAGCTCGCCAATATTCTCAAGGAGTAGAAGCGCAGACAGGAGGAGTGATTGGGCCTGTGGAACTTAGCACTCCCCATCCGAGCATTGCCAAATTGTTATCAGCACATCAGCCAGGTGAACTGTGTCCACTAATGCGTTTAAACGAGTGGATTGTGATTGTTAGACTAGAAAAGTTTATGCCAGCAGCTTTAGATGAAGCTATGCGCCAGCGCTTACTAAATGAATTATTCAGTTCTTGGTTGCAGGAACAGCTAACTAAACTTGGTTCTATCCGTTCTCAGTTAACTCAATTAGCAGCTTTGAAATGA
- a CDS encoding peptidase domain-containing ABC transporter → MTYTSTTIRDFLAGIAPFNQLSSDALSRIAKKCQMLRYRMGQAVLVREEMPSQVIIVYEGQIRLLAEQRENQRTVTLELLGSGEVLGWASLVRGVACETAIASQESICLTLSSKDFLVELEQEQNLATAFRERCLPIEVFELLSSWLEQRADREALLKALEVSNLKELTKKLHPEAIVCNVSPGKFPLTHLDSNLVWFVSGGTIVNYPVGSCIIPGLAQADLDVKSPGYGRLIGFRSLALNSEQLYIKPTEQASTPAEEATTPAGETLSTIETKQATVSADEIPYAPAKPPAAEAIYPQKQRQNQVQYPYFKGQGSLDATLACFRMLSKHFGMPFRRDVLQRVLVNQMERTGNLSLQLCGAIAELMNLNSQLVKVPASAIGRLPTTAMIAWQGSFAVIYESSESNIVLAVPETGIQRHKTASFIELLEQQTEVLLLKPTKDTPKQKFGLSWFLPALRRHRKVLLEVLIASFFVQLFALANPLMTQVIIDKVLVQNSIDTLNVLGTFLVLLAIFEAVITSLRTNLFVDTTNRIDLALGSEIIDHLFRLPLRYFERRPVGELASRINELENIRQFLTGTALTVVLDAIFSVVYIVVMVAYSWLLTIVALATLPLFIILTMVVSPVVRRQLRTKAERNAETQSYLIEVLGGIQTVKAQNIELRSRWQWQDRYARYVSAGFNTSLTSTTASSISNFLNKLSSLLLLWIGAFLVLKGQLTLGQLIAFRIIAGYTTSPLLRLIQLWQNFQEVALSLERLSDIIDAPQEVDEHNGENIPMPVIQGAVKYENLSFSYSNSGPPQLNNINISFPRGKFIGIVGQSGSGKSTLLKLLSRLYEPNSGRILIDDYDISKVELYSLRRQIGMVLQDTLLFNGTVQENIALTNPDATSEEIIAAAKIAVAHDFIMSLPNGYNTKVGERGSSLSGGQRQRIAIARTVLQKPRLLILDEATSALDYDSERQVCLNLAEAFRGETVFFITHRLSTIKNADLILMMDQAAIVEQGVHKDLMAMKGRYYCLYQQQESEV, encoded by the coding sequence ATGACTTATACCTCTACTACTATTAGAGACTTCCTAGCTGGAATAGCACCTTTTAATCAACTTTCCAGCGATGCACTTTCCAGAATAGCAAAGAAATGTCAAATGTTGCGATACCGCATGGGGCAAGCGGTATTAGTGCGGGAAGAAATGCCCTCGCAAGTAATTATTGTTTATGAAGGGCAAATACGTTTACTTGCTGAACAGCGAGAAAATCAGAGAACAGTAACTTTAGAATTACTGGGATCTGGAGAAGTTTTGGGCTGGGCAAGTTTAGTGCGCGGAGTAGCTTGTGAAACCGCGATCGCATCTCAAGAATCAATTTGTCTCACTTTATCTAGTAAAGATTTTTTAGTAGAACTTGAACAAGAACAAAACTTAGCCACCGCATTTCGGGAGCGGTGTTTACCAATAGAAGTATTTGAATTATTAAGTAGCTGGTTAGAGCAACGAGCAGATCGCGAAGCATTGCTCAAAGCTTTAGAGGTATCAAATCTTAAAGAACTGACTAAAAAGCTGCATCCAGAAGCAATAGTTTGTAACGTATCTCCAGGGAAATTTCCTTTAACCCACCTCGACTCAAATTTAGTTTGGTTTGTGAGCGGGGGGACAATTGTTAATTATCCGGTAGGAAGTTGTATTATCCCAGGTTTGGCACAAGCTGACTTAGATGTGAAAAGCCCTGGTTATGGCAGATTAATCGGGTTCAGAAGTTTAGCTTTAAACTCAGAGCAACTCTACATCAAACCAACTGAGCAAGCTAGCACACCAGCAGAGGAAGCTACTACACCAGCGGGAGAAACCCTAAGTACTATTGAGACTAAGCAGGCGACAGTTTCAGCAGATGAAATTCCTTATGCTCCGGCAAAACCACCTGCTGCTGAGGCAATATATCCGCAGAAGCAGAGACAAAATCAGGTACAATATCCCTATTTTAAGGGGCAAGGCTCTCTTGATGCCACATTAGCTTGCTTTAGAATGTTAAGCAAGCATTTCGGGATGCCTTTCCGCCGAGATGTGTTGCAGCGAGTGTTGGTTAACCAAATGGAGCGTACAGGTAACCTGTCGCTACAACTTTGCGGTGCGATCGCCGAATTGATGAATTTAAACTCACAATTGGTGAAAGTACCAGCCAGCGCTATTGGTCGTTTGCCAACCACAGCTATGATTGCATGGCAAGGCAGCTTTGCGGTTATTTATGAAAGTAGCGAAAGCAATATAGTTTTAGCTGTACCAGAAACAGGCATTCAGCGTCACAAAACAGCTTCATTTATTGAACTTTTAGAGCAGCAAACTGAAGTTTTACTGCTAAAACCTACCAAAGATACACCCAAACAAAAATTTGGTCTTAGCTGGTTCTTACCCGCACTGCGTCGTCATCGCAAAGTGCTGTTAGAAGTTTTAATTGCTTCATTCTTTGTACAGTTATTTGCCTTAGCCAACCCCTTGATGACCCAAGTCATCATTGATAAAGTCCTGGTTCAAAATAGCATTGATACCCTCAATGTTTTGGGGACTTTTTTGGTACTTCTAGCTATATTTGAAGCTGTAATCACCAGTTTACGCACTAACTTATTTGTCGATACCACTAACCGGATTGACTTAGCTTTAGGTTCAGAAATTATCGATCACCTATTTCGCCTACCATTACGCTATTTTGAACGCCGACCTGTAGGGGAATTAGCCAGCAGAATTAATGAATTAGAAAATATTCGTCAATTTCTAACTGGTACAGCTTTAACGGTTGTATTAGATGCGATTTTTTCCGTTGTGTATATTGTGGTGATGGTGGCTTATAGTTGGCTACTTACCATAGTAGCTTTAGCCACATTACCATTGTTCATAATATTAACAATGGTAGTTTCCCCCGTAGTGAGGCGACAGTTACGCACTAAAGCCGAACGCAATGCTGAAACCCAATCTTATTTAATAGAAGTTTTGGGGGGTATTCAAACTGTTAAAGCCCAAAATATTGAATTGCGTTCCCGTTGGCAATGGCAGGATCGTTACGCTCGCTACGTTAGTGCTGGGTTTAATACCTCTTTAACTTCGACTACTGCCAGTTCTATTAGTAATTTTCTCAATAAGCTATCGAGTTTACTACTACTGTGGATCGGAGCTTTTTTAGTCCTCAAAGGACAACTCACATTAGGTCAGCTAATTGCTTTCCGAATAATTGCTGGTTATACAACCAGCCCTTTATTAAGATTAATTCAACTTTGGCAAAATTTTCAGGAAGTTGCCTTATCCCTAGAACGTCTCAGTGATATCATCGATGCGCCGCAAGAAGTAGACGAGCATAATGGTGAGAATATACCTATGCCCGTTATCCAAGGAGCAGTCAAGTATGAAAATCTTTCTTTTAGCTACAGCAATAGTGGGCCACCGCAGTTAAATAATATTAATATCAGCTTTCCCCGTGGAAAATTTATCGGTATTGTCGGTCAAAGTGGCTCTGGAAAAAGTACCTTGCTCAAGTTGTTATCCCGCTTATACGAACCAAATTCAGGGCGAATTCTGATTGATGACTATGACATCAGTAAAGTAGAGCTATATTCTTTACGCCGTCAAATTGGGATGGTTTTACAAGATACACTTTTGTTCAATGGCACAGTCCAAGAGAATATTGCTTTAACAAATCCCGATGCTACCTCAGAAGAAATTATCGCCGCCGCCAAAATTGCCGTAGCTCATGATTTTATTATGAGTTTACCAAACGGTTATAATACTAAAGTAGGTGAGCGTGGTTCCTCTTTATCGGGTGGACAAAGACAGCGGATAGCTATTGCTCGTACAGTTTTACAAAAACCCCGGTTATTAATATTAGATGAAGCTACAAGTGCTTTAGATTATGATTCTGAGCGACAAGTGTGCTTAAATTTAGCAGAAGCTTTTCGTGGTGAAACTGTATTTTTTATCACTCACCGTCTTAGCACAATTAAAAATGCTGATTTGATTCTGATGATGGATCAAGCTGCGATCGTAGAACAAGGAGTTCATAAAGATTTAATGGCTATGAAGGGCCGCTATTACTGCCTATACCAGCAACAAGAATCAGAAGTATAA
- a CDS encoding HlyD family efflux transporter periplasmic adaptor subunit translates to MNANQVTKPQLSLASPVKPDNQSTSNFTNVASQFESSSNAFIDESSFAQPVLLQQSPFWSRAIIWGIMGITTGVLLWANFAKIEEAIPAQGQLEPQGAVKEVQAPVGGVVKTLHVKEGQQVKEGDLLVSMTPTVPESQLKSLSDIRTSLQQENQFYRSQMQQSDANALTELDVAKLKLPAEILSLAKSRNALVSENQVYRAELQGSSPRGSFTADENQRLQSSKAELSSRIAAAELEVNQLEKQANQNRVQRSGAETQLAASLAVFRDIQVSTESKVAQVAKQLNQNQARITGARQVLQINQEILNDIIPVAKEGALSRVQLRKQEQEVATRQSEVNQLEQEQGRLQLEKSNVRAQAQVELQKQQQEASKHRTDVSQLDQEYARLQLAMAQGREKLKNSVAGSSKDVQAKMAVNQQRIAEIDSQLTKALVENQKRISEIDSQISQASLSLKYQEVRSPVNGKVFDIKASGAGFVANASEPVMKIVPNENLVAKVYITNKDIGFVKEGMDVDVRVDSFPFSEFGDIKGKLVSVGSDALEPDQIHPYYRFPVKVKIDQQFMSVKGKQVPLQSGMSLNTNIKLRSRTVMSIFTDLFTKQVESLKTVR, encoded by the coding sequence ATGAATGCGAATCAAGTCACCAAGCCACAACTAAGCCTAGCATCACCAGTTAAACCGGATAATCAATCAACTTCCAACTTTACTAATGTTGCTTCTCAGTTTGAATCTAGCTCAAATGCTTTTATAGATGAGAGTAGCTTTGCTCAACCTGTGCTGTTACAACAATCTCCCTTCTGGTCACGAGCAATCATTTGGGGGATTATGGGAATTACAACTGGGGTACTCCTTTGGGCAAATTTTGCCAAGATTGAAGAAGCTATACCTGCTCAAGGACAACTCGAACCTCAAGGTGCAGTCAAAGAAGTCCAAGCCCCTGTTGGTGGAGTAGTAAAAACGCTCCATGTTAAGGAAGGACAACAGGTAAAAGAAGGAGATTTGTTAGTGAGTATGACTCCAACAGTACCTGAATCTCAACTGAAGTCTTTGAGTGATATTCGTACTTCTTTACAGCAAGAAAACCAGTTTTATCGCTCCCAAATGCAACAGTCTGATGCTAATGCACTGACAGAATTAGATGTTGCTAAGTTAAAATTACCTGCTGAGATATTATCTTTAGCTAAAAGCAGAAATGCTCTAGTTTCAGAAAATCAAGTATATCGAGCCGAACTCCAAGGTTCTTCTCCAAGAGGCAGTTTTACTGCTGACGAAAACCAGCGTTTGCAGTCAAGCAAAGCAGAATTAAGTTCTCGAATTGCTGCTGCCGAGTTAGAAGTTAATCAATTAGAAAAGCAAGCAAATCAAAATCGGGTACAACGCTCTGGGGCTGAAACTCAGTTAGCAGCTAGCCTAGCTGTTTTTAGAGATATTCAAGTCAGCACTGAGTCAAAAGTTGCTCAAGTAGCTAAACAACTCAACCAAAATCAGGCAAGAATAACAGGAGCGCGGCAGGTATTACAGATTAATCAAGAGATCCTCAACGATATTATACCTGTCGCTAAAGAAGGGGCATTATCAAGAGTTCAATTACGCAAACAGGAACAAGAAGTAGCAACGCGCCAGAGTGAGGTAAATCAACTTGAACAAGAACAAGGAAGATTACAACTAGAAAAATCTAATGTCAGGGCGCAAGCGCAAGTTGAATTACAGAAGCAGCAACAAGAGGCGAGTAAGCACAGAACTGATGTCAGCCAACTTGATCAAGAGTATGCTCGTTTACAACTAGCTATGGCTCAAGGTAGAGAGAAGTTAAAAAATAGTGTAGCTGGCTCTTCAAAAGATGTTCAAGCTAAAATGGCTGTGAACCAACAACGCATTGCTGAAATTGATTCTCAGCTAACTAAAGCTTTGGTAGAAAACCAAAAGCGGATTTCAGAAATTGACAGCCAAATTAGTCAAGCTTCTTTGTCTCTAAAATATCAAGAAGTGCGATCGCCTGTTAATGGAAAAGTGTTTGACATTAAGGCTAGTGGTGCTGGGTTTGTCGCTAACGCCAGCGAGCCTGTGATGAAAATTGTGCCAAATGAAAATTTAGTTGCTAAAGTATACATCACCAATAAAGATATTGGTTTTGTGAAAGAAGGAATGGATGTTGATGTGAGAGTTGATTCTTTTCCTTTCAGTGAATTTGGTGATATTAAAGGTAAGTTAGTTTCTGTGGGATCTGATGCTTTAGAACCCGACCAAATTCATCCCTATTATCGCTTCCCTGTTAAGGTGAAAATCGATCAGCAGTTTATGAGTGTTAAGGGTAAACAAGTTCCTTTGCAATCAGGTATGTCGCTCAATACCAATATTAAGCTGCGTAGTCGCACGGTTATGAGTATTTTCACTGACTTGTTTACGAAACAAGTTGAAAGTTTGAAAACTGTGCGATAA
- a CDS encoding DUF3616 domain-containing protein, translated as MEKLFNHQVSLKFAPEFQEHRQDASAILLTPDQHLWLASDETTTIECLSWDGEQAFDNQKSFKVSDFIDLPEPDDQEIDLEGFDYNNSYLWLVGSHSWKRKKPKSGKSDSKNIERLATIATEKNRYILGRIPLVKGALYKSCEHPDHLDQQLSAGKLELTETGNVLTEALKTDAHLGMFVSSSVPSKDNGFDIEGIAVSQNRILLGLRGPVLRGWAMILELEVAESSPGILKLNSIGENGQQYRKHFFDLKGLGVRDLCFDGKDLLILAGPTMDLDGPVKVFRFANARNLPENTLFRPDVIIDLPYGAGEDHAEGITLFDAIAKQHSLLVVYDSPAQTRLKGESEVLADVFKL; from the coding sequence ATGGAAAAATTATTTAATCATCAAGTTTCACTAAAATTTGCCCCAGAATTTCAAGAACATCGTCAAGATGCTTCTGCTATCTTGCTGACACCCGACCAACATCTTTGGTTAGCTTCAGATGAAACTACAACAATTGAATGTTTATCCTGGGATGGTGAGCAAGCATTTGATAACCAAAAGTCATTTAAAGTATCAGATTTTATTGATTTGCCAGAACCAGACGATCAAGAAATTGATCTAGAAGGTTTTGATTATAATAATTCCTATTTGTGGTTAGTTGGTTCCCATAGTTGGAAACGTAAAAAACCAAAGTCAGGGAAAAGTGATAGTAAAAACATTGAAAGATTAGCTACAATTGCAACTGAAAAAAATCGTTATATACTAGGGCGCATTCCTTTAGTAAAAGGTGCCTTATACAAATCTTGCGAACACCCAGATCATCTTGATCAACAGCTAAGTGCTGGAAAACTGGAATTAACAGAAACTGGCAATGTGTTAACAGAGGCATTAAAAACTGATGCCCATTTAGGAATGTTTGTTTCTTCTTCTGTTCCTAGCAAAGATAATGGATTTGATATTGAAGGAATAGCAGTTAGCCAAAATAGAATTTTGCTGGGTTTGCGAGGCCCTGTTTTGCGGGGTTGGGCAATGATATTAGAGTTAGAAGTTGCAGAAAGTAGCCCTGGCATATTAAAGCTAAATAGCATTGGGGAGAATGGGCAACAATACAGGAAACATTTTTTTGATTTGAAGGGTTTGGGTGTTCGAGATCTATGTTTTGATGGCAAAGATTTGTTAATTTTAGCAGGCCCAACGATGGATTTAGATGGCCCAGTTAAGGTTTTTCGCTTTGCTAATGCTCGGAATCTTCCAGAAAATACTTTATTCAGACCAGATGTAATAATTGATTTGCCTTATGGGGCTGGTGAGGATCATGCTGAAGGAATAACTTTGTTTGATGCGATCGCCAAACAGCATTCCTTGTTAGTAGTTTATGACTCACCAGCACAGACGCGACTTAAAGGTGAATCTGAAGTTTTGGCAGATGTTTTTAAGCTGTAG
- a CDS encoding carbonic anhydrase has product MNHNHNCPKCAGISRRHLLKSLLPGAISLAVFTNAQPAKAERTPKALVLSCIDFRILEAERYFLSLQNLGNQYDFTALAGASLALSGVPHQADAQAFWDQLDLAYRLHHIQKVIIMDHQDCGAYKDKIDPELSNDPAREQQVHAEYLNKAYWEIRDRYPQLNIELYFVTLNAEVKPVLPVTPEITT; this is encoded by the coding sequence ATGAACCATAATCACAACTGTCCTAAATGCGCTGGTATCAGCCGCCGTCATTTGCTCAAATCACTCCTACCGGGAGCTATTTCTCTAGCTGTCTTCACAAACGCACAACCCGCTAAAGCCGAAAGAACCCCCAAAGCTTTAGTCCTTAGCTGCATAGACTTTCGCATCCTAGAAGCAGAACGCTATTTCTTATCCCTACAAAACTTAGGTAACCAATATGATTTTACTGCACTCGCTGGCGCTTCCTTAGCATTAAGCGGTGTTCCCCACCAAGCAGATGCTCAAGCTTTTTGGGATCAATTAGATTTAGCTTATCGACTGCACCATATTCAAAAAGTAATTATCATGGATCACCAAGACTGCGGTGCTTATAAAGATAAAATTGACCCAGAATTGAGTAATGATCCAGCTAGAGAACAACAAGTTCATGCTGAGTATTTAAATAAAGCTTATTGGGAAATTCGCGATCGCTACCCCCAACTCAATATAGAGTTATATTTTGTTACTCTCAATGCTGAGGTGAAACCTGTTTTGCCTGTAACACCTGAGATTACAACATAG
- a CDS encoding HAD family hydrolase, with protein sequence MTKLRALIFDVDGTLADTERDGHRVAFNRAFAEAGLNWDWSVDLYGELLSVAGGKERISFYIQQYCPNFTIPSDNFIADLHANKIKHYRKLLSEGIIPLRPGVKRLIHEAHSAGVRLAIATTSALPNVISLLENNLDSSWFEIIAAGDIVPAKKPAPDIYYYVLEKMNLQPQDCLVIEDSHHGLQAAIQANLPTIITFNDYTQNQDFSAALLVLNHLGDPNLPFFIKAGDAKDASYVDLAMLEYLQNS encoded by the coding sequence ATGACTAAATTGCGTGCTTTAATTTTTGATGTTGACGGTACTTTAGCAGATACCGAGCGAGATGGACATCGAGTTGCTTTTAATCGTGCTTTTGCTGAAGCTGGTTTAAATTGGGATTGGTCTGTTGATTTATATGGTGAACTGCTATCTGTAGCTGGTGGAAAAGAACGGATTAGCTTTTATATACAGCAATATTGTCCTAATTTTACAATTCCTTCAGATAATTTTATTGCTGATTTACACGCCAATAAAATCAAGCATTATCGCAAGTTATTATCTGAAGGGATAATTCCTTTGCGCCCTGGAGTAAAGCGATTAATTCATGAAGCACATAGCGCAGGAGTAAGATTAGCGATCGCAACTACTAGCGCCTTACCCAATGTTATTAGTTTATTAGAAAATAATCTAGATTCCTCTTGGTTTGAAATAATTGCTGCTGGCGATATTGTTCCTGCAAAAAAACCCGCACCAGATATCTATTACTATGTCTTGGAAAAAATGAATTTACAACCCCAAGATTGTTTAGTTATAGAAGACTCGCATCATGGATTGCAAGCAGCAATTCAGGCAAATTTACCAACAATCATTACTTTTAATGACTACACTCAAAACCAAGATTTTTCTGCTGCGTTATTAGTATTAAATCATTTAGGAGACCCAAACTTACCTTTTTTTATTAAAGCTGGTGACGCTAAAGATGCCAGTTATGTAGATCTAGCAATGCTTGAGTATCTGCAAAATTCTTAG